A region from the Corylus avellana chromosome ca7, CavTom2PMs-1.0 genome encodes:
- the LOC132187778 gene encoding U-box domain-containing protein 5-like isoform X1, producing the protein MGSGVVEVVGKLPDPFSYQVPFLMCRELLKSVNRISKILPSIEAARPQGSSGKKALCLLNEAIEKAKQFLKSCRESSKLYLIVTAKDRVSRCQKLKNFLEQSLGELHTMVQPELAQEISCIMDDLGSATFTLDSSEEAAAKAMEGLIFQRPASGPMEKSEVCKTLQLAASTLHVTSPKAIWIEKESIKKKLDEVGDSDPKKKILRYLLDILRKYENSILQEESHNDSAQNEGEIAFENGRSSSAYGVDILSRATPPEDFRCPISSRLMYDPVVIASGQTYERMFIRKWFEEGNDTCPKTKMKLDHLSLTPNTDMKDSISNWCMKYGVTITDPTMLPAEALPSWETSFTSFTTFGSSMNGLPLRTDVSNGSLGSLDTSYTSSPSQTKIADGLNLISTQTKEGHKLQSYENTREMDSEFLSKLAERQWESQCKVVEDIRKHLNNSEKACHHMSAANFVEPLVKFLKDAHGLRDVKAQKAGSQLLLAFLSKNRSGISYLREEAFSLLATYIDSEAAEEALDIVEVLSGHRYCRAKIAASGALTSILKILDSSNKIFQKRAIKILCNLSSTNEVCSHIVSLQCIPKLVPFLVDSALAGNCVYLLKNLCCVEEARISVAETNGCIAAVAELLATGTHVDQENAVAVLLSLCSHHAQYCQLLMDERFTAALDDISVNGNEKGKVSALELLRLLKDHQQCPFDASRRDPPDLSKERKSSKGSRFFGWMSSKPTSATGKKK; encoded by the exons ATGGGGTCTGGTGTTGTTGAAGTAGTGGGAAAACTGCCAGATCCTTTTTCTTATCAG GTGCCATTTTTAATGTGCAGAGAACTTCTGAAATCGGTTAATAGAATATCAAAAATATTACCCTCAATAGAAGCTGCTCGCCCTCAAGGCTCATCAGGAAAAAAGGCACTATGCTTGTTAAATGAGGCAATTGAGAAAGCCAAGCAATTTCTCAAGTCCTGCAGAGAGTCTAGTAAACTTTACCTG ATAGTAACAGCAAAGGACAGAGTCTCAAGATGTCAAAAATTGAAGAACTTTTTGGAGCAAAGTTTAGGCGAACTTCACACTATGGTTCAACCAGAGTTGGCTCAAGAG ATCTCTTGCATCATGGATGATCTTGGGAGTGCCACGTTTACTCTGGACTCATCTGAAGAAGCAGCTGCTAAGGCTATGGAAGGATTGATTTTCCAGAGACCTGCATCAGGTCCAATGGAAAAATCTGAAGTTTGTAAAACTCTTCAATTGGCAGCTTCAACACTTCATGTTACATCCCCAAAGGCTATCTGGATAGAGAAAGAATCTATCAAGAAGAAGCTTGATGAAGTTGGTGATAGTGATCCaaaaaagaagattttaagGTATCTTTTGGATATATTGAGGAAGTATGAAAACTCAATCCTGCAAGAGGAATCACATAATGACTCTGCTCAAAATGAAGGAGAAATTGCATTTGAGAACGGCAGAAGTAGTTCTGCATATGGAGTCGACATCCTAAGTAGAGCTACACCCCCCGAGGACTTTAGGTGTCCTATATCGTCAAGACTGATGTATGATCCTGTTGTCATAGCATCTGGACAAACATATGAGAGGATGTTCATACGGAAGTGGTTTGAAGAGGGTAATGATACATGTCCAAAGACTAAAATGAAACTGGATCATCTGTCATTGACTCCAAACACGGACATGAAGGATTCAATATCAAACTGGTGCATGAAGTATGGAGTCACCATTACTGACCCAACTATGCTCCCTGCAGAAGCCCTTCCCTCTTGGGAAACTTCTTTCACTTCCTTTACTACTTTTGGCAGTTCTATGAATGGTTTACCTCTTCGGACGGATGTCAGTAATGGGTCCCTTGGATCTTTAGACACTAGTTACACTTCTAGTCCATCACAGACTAAGATAGCAGATGGCTTAAATTTGATTTCTACGCAGACAAAAGAGGGCCACAAATTGCAATCTTATGAAAACACACGTGAGATGGATTCGGAATTTTTATCTAAACTCGCCGAACGTCAGTGGGAATCCCAATGCAAAGTTGTTGAAGATATCAGAAAGCATCTAAATAACAGCGAAAAAGCTTGTCATCATATGTCAGCTGCCAATTTCGTTGAACCACTGGTAAAATTTTTGAAGGATGCACATGGCCTGCGTGATGTGAAAGCTCAAAAAGCTGGATCTCAGTTGTTGTTGGCATTTTTGAGCAAAAACAG AAGTGGGATCTCGTACTTACGTGAAGAAGCATTTAGTCTCTTGGCCACTTATATTGATTCAGAAGCAGCAGAAGAAGCTCTAGACATAGTGGAAGTGTTGTCTGGCCATCGGTATTGTAGAGCTAAAATTGCAGCATCCGGTGCTTTGACTTCCATACTAAAGATTCTCGACTCCAGTAACAAAATTTTCCAGAAACGGGCCATCAAAATTCTGTGCAATTTGTCCTCAACAAATGAAGTTTGTTCCCACATTGTATCTTTGCAATGCATCCCAAAGTTGGTTCCTTTTTTAGTTGATAGCGCCCTTGCAGGAAATTGTGTATATTTATTGAAGAATTTATGCTGTGTTGAAGAGGCTAGGATTTCTGTTGCTGAAACTAATGGATGCATTGCTGCTGTTGCTGAACTACTTGCAACTGGCACTCATGTGGATCAGGAAAATGCAGTGGCTGTTCTCCTTTCGCTCTGCTCTCACCATGCTCAATATTGTCAGCTGCTCATGGATGAGCGTTTCACTGCTGCTCTTGATGATATATCCGTCAATGGTAATGAGAAGGGCAAGGTGAGTGCTTTGGAATTGCTACGACTCTTGAAAGATCATCAACAGTGCCCTTTTGATGCCTCTAGAAGAGACCCCCCAGATCTCTCTAAAGAAAGGAAGTCATCAAAGGGGTCCAGATTTTTTGGATGGATGTCATCAAAACCCACCTCTGCCACAggaaagaagaaatga
- the LOC132187778 gene encoding U-box domain-containing protein 5-like isoform X2 — protein sequence MCRELLKSVNRISKILPSIEAARPQGSSGKKALCLLNEAIEKAKQFLKSCRESSKLYLIVTAKDRVSRCQKLKNFLEQSLGELHTMVQPELAQEISCIMDDLGSATFTLDSSEEAAAKAMEGLIFQRPASGPMEKSEVCKTLQLAASTLHVTSPKAIWIEKESIKKKLDEVGDSDPKKKILRYLLDILRKYENSILQEESHNDSAQNEGEIAFENGRSSSAYGVDILSRATPPEDFRCPISSRLMYDPVVIASGQTYERMFIRKWFEEGNDTCPKTKMKLDHLSLTPNTDMKDSISNWCMKYGVTITDPTMLPAEALPSWETSFTSFTTFGSSMNGLPLRTDVSNGSLGSLDTSYTSSPSQTKIADGLNLISTQTKEGHKLQSYENTREMDSEFLSKLAERQWESQCKVVEDIRKHLNNSEKACHHMSAANFVEPLVKFLKDAHGLRDVKAQKAGSQLLLAFLSKNRSGISYLREEAFSLLATYIDSEAAEEALDIVEVLSGHRYCRAKIAASGALTSILKILDSSNKIFQKRAIKILCNLSSTNEVCSHIVSLQCIPKLVPFLVDSALAGNCVYLLKNLCCVEEARISVAETNGCIAAVAELLATGTHVDQENAVAVLLSLCSHHAQYCQLLMDERFTAALDDISVNGNEKGKVSALELLRLLKDHQQCPFDASRRDPPDLSKERKSSKGSRFFGWMSSKPTSATGKKK from the exons ATGTGCAGAGAACTTCTGAAATCGGTTAATAGAATATCAAAAATATTACCCTCAATAGAAGCTGCTCGCCCTCAAGGCTCATCAGGAAAAAAGGCACTATGCTTGTTAAATGAGGCAATTGAGAAAGCCAAGCAATTTCTCAAGTCCTGCAGAGAGTCTAGTAAACTTTACCTG ATAGTAACAGCAAAGGACAGAGTCTCAAGATGTCAAAAATTGAAGAACTTTTTGGAGCAAAGTTTAGGCGAACTTCACACTATGGTTCAACCAGAGTTGGCTCAAGAG ATCTCTTGCATCATGGATGATCTTGGGAGTGCCACGTTTACTCTGGACTCATCTGAAGAAGCAGCTGCTAAGGCTATGGAAGGATTGATTTTCCAGAGACCTGCATCAGGTCCAATGGAAAAATCTGAAGTTTGTAAAACTCTTCAATTGGCAGCTTCAACACTTCATGTTACATCCCCAAAGGCTATCTGGATAGAGAAAGAATCTATCAAGAAGAAGCTTGATGAAGTTGGTGATAGTGATCCaaaaaagaagattttaagGTATCTTTTGGATATATTGAGGAAGTATGAAAACTCAATCCTGCAAGAGGAATCACATAATGACTCTGCTCAAAATGAAGGAGAAATTGCATTTGAGAACGGCAGAAGTAGTTCTGCATATGGAGTCGACATCCTAAGTAGAGCTACACCCCCCGAGGACTTTAGGTGTCCTATATCGTCAAGACTGATGTATGATCCTGTTGTCATAGCATCTGGACAAACATATGAGAGGATGTTCATACGGAAGTGGTTTGAAGAGGGTAATGATACATGTCCAAAGACTAAAATGAAACTGGATCATCTGTCATTGACTCCAAACACGGACATGAAGGATTCAATATCAAACTGGTGCATGAAGTATGGAGTCACCATTACTGACCCAACTATGCTCCCTGCAGAAGCCCTTCCCTCTTGGGAAACTTCTTTCACTTCCTTTACTACTTTTGGCAGTTCTATGAATGGTTTACCTCTTCGGACGGATGTCAGTAATGGGTCCCTTGGATCTTTAGACACTAGTTACACTTCTAGTCCATCACAGACTAAGATAGCAGATGGCTTAAATTTGATTTCTACGCAGACAAAAGAGGGCCACAAATTGCAATCTTATGAAAACACACGTGAGATGGATTCGGAATTTTTATCTAAACTCGCCGAACGTCAGTGGGAATCCCAATGCAAAGTTGTTGAAGATATCAGAAAGCATCTAAATAACAGCGAAAAAGCTTGTCATCATATGTCAGCTGCCAATTTCGTTGAACCACTGGTAAAATTTTTGAAGGATGCACATGGCCTGCGTGATGTGAAAGCTCAAAAAGCTGGATCTCAGTTGTTGTTGGCATTTTTGAGCAAAAACAG AAGTGGGATCTCGTACTTACGTGAAGAAGCATTTAGTCTCTTGGCCACTTATATTGATTCAGAAGCAGCAGAAGAAGCTCTAGACATAGTGGAAGTGTTGTCTGGCCATCGGTATTGTAGAGCTAAAATTGCAGCATCCGGTGCTTTGACTTCCATACTAAAGATTCTCGACTCCAGTAACAAAATTTTCCAGAAACGGGCCATCAAAATTCTGTGCAATTTGTCCTCAACAAATGAAGTTTGTTCCCACATTGTATCTTTGCAATGCATCCCAAAGTTGGTTCCTTTTTTAGTTGATAGCGCCCTTGCAGGAAATTGTGTATATTTATTGAAGAATTTATGCTGTGTTGAAGAGGCTAGGATTTCTGTTGCTGAAACTAATGGATGCATTGCTGCTGTTGCTGAACTACTTGCAACTGGCACTCATGTGGATCAGGAAAATGCAGTGGCTGTTCTCCTTTCGCTCTGCTCTCACCATGCTCAATATTGTCAGCTGCTCATGGATGAGCGTTTCACTGCTGCTCTTGATGATATATCCGTCAATGGTAATGAGAAGGGCAAGGTGAGTGCTTTGGAATTGCTACGACTCTTGAAAGATCATCAACAGTGCCCTTTTGATGCCTCTAGAAGAGACCCCCCAGATCTCTCTAAAGAAAGGAAGTCATCAAAGGGGTCCAGATTTTTTGGATGGATGTCATCAAAACCCACCTCTGCCACAggaaagaagaaatga